The following proteins are co-located in the Spinactinospora alkalitolerans genome:
- the rpmB gene encoding 50S ribosomal protein L28: MASVCDVCGKGPGFGNSVSHSHRRTRRRWNPNIQTVRTRVGGTPKRLNVCTSCLKAGKVDR, encoded by the coding sequence GTGGCTTCCGTCTGCGACGTCTGCGGCAAGGGACCAGGGTTCGGTAACAGTGTTTCCCACTCGCACCGCCGCACCCGCCGCCGCTGGAACCCCAACATCCAGACCGTGCGCACGCGCGTGGGCGGCACGCCCAAGCGCCTGAACGTGTGCACCTCCTGCCTCAAGGCCGGCAAGGTCGACCGCTGA
- a CDS encoding DUF3105 domain-containing protein — MGKSSAERRRQKAAEMRAQRLREERRRKIIKTTGVTAAVVLVVGGVAFAGYMEYQRRTIDGLQEFEGLTNNHVTEPVDYEQSPPAGGDHHAAWQNCGVYTEPLEPLHAVHSLEHGAVWVTYDPELPSDQVEQLEALYTPGSYVLVSPYEGDMPEPVVASAWSKQVAVDGPTDERLEKFLRLYERGSEVPEPGAACSGAVGMTAAEIEEAGGIQAEGMQQGR, encoded by the coding sequence GTGGGGAAGAGTTCGGCGGAGCGCCGCCGGCAGAAGGCCGCGGAGATGCGCGCCCAGCGGCTGCGCGAGGAACGCAGGCGCAAGATCATCAAGACGACCGGCGTCACCGCGGCGGTCGTCCTGGTCGTCGGCGGCGTCGCCTTCGCGGGATACATGGAGTACCAGCGCCGCACGATCGACGGGCTGCAGGAGTTCGAGGGCCTCACCAACAACCACGTCACGGAACCCGTGGACTACGAGCAGAGCCCGCCCGCCGGCGGCGACCACCACGCCGCCTGGCAGAACTGCGGCGTCTACACCGAGCCCCTGGAGCCCTTGCACGCGGTGCACTCCCTGGAGCACGGCGCAGTGTGGGTCACCTACGACCCCGAACTCCCCTCCGACCAGGTCGAGCAGCTGGAGGCGCTCTACACCCCGGGCAGCTACGTCCTCGTCAGCCCCTACGAGGGGGACATGCCGGAACCGGTCGTGGCCTCGGCTTGGAGCAAGCAGGTCGCCGTGGACGGTCCGACCGACGAGCGCCTGGAGAAGTTCCTCCGGCTCTACGAGCGCGGCTCCGAGGTCCCCGAGCCGGGAGCGGCGTGCTCCGGAGCGGTGGGCATGACCGCCGCGGAGATCGAGGAGGCCGGCGGCATCCAGGCCGAGGGCATGCAGCAGGGCCGGTGA
- the cydB gene encoding cytochrome d ubiquinol oxidase subunit II gives MDLVTVWFIAIAVLWIGYFVLEGFDFGVGTLLPVLSRDDTDRRVMINSIGPVWDGNEVWLITAVGAMFAAFPAWYASLLSGFYLPLLVILLALIARGVAFEYRAKVDTDRWRAAWDLAIFWGSTLPALLWGVVFANVVRGVAMGPDQVVTAGLADLLNPYALLGGLTTLSLFTLHGAVFLGLKTDGEVRARARRAVPAIALVAAPAASTFLGWTQLAHGNAWTLPLVAVAAAALVLGVVLAVRGREGWSFTATAVTVCATTVVMFGALFPDVLPSTTDPAFSLTVHNAASAEYTLTVVSWVAAVFLPVVIGYQAWSYWVFRKRVTRAHIEPAAALGVPAARSGAAEAEQ, from the coding sequence ATGGATCTCGTCACCGTCTGGTTCATCGCCATCGCGGTCCTCTGGATCGGCTACTTCGTCCTGGAGGGGTTCGACTTCGGGGTCGGCACGTTACTTCCGGTCCTGAGCAGGGACGACACCGACCGCAGGGTCATGATCAATTCGATCGGGCCGGTCTGGGACGGCAACGAGGTGTGGCTGATCACCGCCGTCGGCGCGATGTTCGCCGCCTTCCCCGCCTGGTACGCGTCGCTGCTGAGCGGCTTCTACCTGCCGCTGCTGGTGATCCTGCTCGCCCTGATCGCGCGCGGCGTGGCCTTCGAGTACCGGGCCAAGGTCGACACCGACCGGTGGCGGGCCGCCTGGGACCTGGCGATCTTCTGGGGCAGCACGCTGCCGGCGCTGCTGTGGGGCGTCGTGTTCGCCAACGTCGTGCGCGGCGTGGCCATGGGCCCCGACCAGGTCGTCACCGCGGGCCTGGCCGACCTGCTCAACCCCTATGCCCTGCTCGGCGGGCTCACCACGCTGTCGCTGTTCACCCTGCACGGCGCGGTGTTCCTCGGCCTCAAGACCGACGGCGAGGTGCGGGCGCGCGCCCGCCGGGCCGTTCCGGCGATCGCCCTCGTCGCGGCGCCGGCCGCGTCGACGTTCCTGGGCTGGACCCAACTCGCCCATGGCAACGCGTGGACGCTGCCGCTGGTCGCCGTCGCCGCAGCGGCGCTGGTCCTCGGCGTGGTCCTGGCCGTGCGGGGACGCGAGGGCTGGTCGTTCACCGCGACGGCGGTGACGGTCTGCGCGACCACGGTGGTAATGTTCGGGGCGCTGTTCCCCGACGTCCTGCCCTCCACGACCGATCCGGCCTTCAGCCTGACGGTCCACAACGCCGCCTCGGCCGAGTACACGCTTACGGTGGTGTCGTGGGTCGCGGCGGTGTTTCTGCCCGTGGTGATCGGCTACCAGGCGTGGAGCTACTGGGTGTTCCGCAAGCGGGTCACCCGGGCCCACATCGAGCCGGCGGCCGCGCTCGGCGTCCCCGCGGCCCGATCCGGCGCGGCCGAAGCCGAGCAGTAA
- a CDS encoding cytochrome ubiquinol oxidase subunit I: MDALDLARWQFGITTVYHFLFVPLTIGLSVIVACLQTAWHRTGRHEYLQATKFFGKLFLINFAMGVVTGIVQEFQFGMNWSEYSRFVGDVFGAPLALEALLAFFLEATFIGLWIFGWDKLPRGIHLACIWAAAIGSNLSAYFILAANAWMRHPVGYEVNPETGRAQLSDIGAVLSNPQAWSTYLHVVSASFIVAGLFVVAVSAFKLLRSRFHGDGGTPGEVPHADERELFRKTMRVGMIVTLIAGVLVVFSGDHQAKLAAEHEPMKLAGAEALWNTEDAAHFSMFAVGDTDARTNVVDLDIPYVLSFLATGEFGGTVEGVNDLQEQYEAYYGPGDYTPNIFILYWSFRLMMGLGMAGVAVSALGLWLTRGKRLPESRWFYRAAILALPAALAANIFGWLLTEMGRQPWTVHGVLMTADSVSPGVSLAEVALSLTVFTAVYGVLAVVEAGLLWRYVKAGPSHLVPPKDEDAPDDSDAPVPAFVY; the protein is encoded by the coding sequence ATGGACGCACTGGACCTCGCACGGTGGCAGTTCGGGATCACCACCGTGTACCACTTCCTATTCGTGCCGTTGACGATCGGCCTGTCGGTCATCGTGGCCTGCCTGCAGACGGCCTGGCACCGGACCGGCAGGCACGAGTACCTCCAGGCCACGAAGTTCTTCGGCAAGCTCTTCCTGATCAACTTCGCGATGGGCGTCGTCACCGGCATCGTGCAGGAGTTCCAGTTCGGCATGAACTGGAGCGAGTACTCGCGCTTCGTCGGCGACGTGTTCGGCGCGCCGCTGGCCCTGGAGGCCCTGCTGGCGTTCTTCCTGGAGGCGACGTTCATCGGGCTGTGGATCTTCGGCTGGGACAAGCTGCCCAGGGGGATCCACCTGGCCTGCATCTGGGCCGCGGCCATCGGCAGCAACCTCTCGGCGTACTTCATCCTGGCCGCCAACGCCTGGATGCGGCACCCCGTCGGCTACGAGGTGAACCCCGAGACCGGCCGGGCCCAACTCAGCGACATCGGCGCCGTCCTGAGCAACCCGCAGGCATGGTCGACCTACCTGCACGTGGTCAGCGCGTCGTTCATCGTCGCAGGGCTGTTCGTGGTGGCGGTGAGCGCCTTCAAGCTGCTGCGGTCCCGCTTCCACGGCGACGGCGGCACACCGGGCGAGGTTCCGCACGCCGACGAGCGGGAGCTGTTCCGCAAGACGATGCGGGTCGGCATGATCGTCACCCTGATCGCCGGCGTGCTGGTCGTCTTCTCGGGCGACCACCAGGCCAAGCTCGCAGCCGAGCACGAGCCGATGAAGCTCGCCGGGGCCGAGGCGCTGTGGAACACCGAGGACGCCGCGCACTTCTCGATGTTCGCGGTGGGCGACACCGACGCCCGCACCAACGTCGTCGACCTCGACATCCCCTACGTGCTGAGCTTCCTGGCGACCGGGGAGTTCGGCGGCACCGTCGAGGGCGTCAACGACCTCCAGGAGCAGTACGAGGCCTACTACGGCCCCGGTGACTACACGCCCAACATCTTCATCCTGTACTGGTCGTTCCGGCTGATGATGGGGCTGGGCATGGCCGGTGTCGCCGTGTCGGCCCTGGGTCTGTGGCTGACGCGCGGGAAGCGGCTGCCCGAGAGCCGGTGGTTCTACCGCGCCGCGATCCTGGCGCTGCCGGCGGCGCTGGCCGCCAACATCTTCGGCTGGCTCCTCACCGAGATGGGCCGCCAGCCCTGGACCGTGCACGGCGTGCTGATGACCGCCGACAGCGTCTCACCGGGCGTGAGCCTGGCCGAGGTGGCCCTCTCCCTCACGGTCTTCACCGCCGTCTACGGCGTGCTGGCGGTCGTCGAAGCCGGGCTGCTGTGGCGCTACGTCAAGGCCGGGCCGTCGCACCTGGTCCCGCCGAAGGACGAGGACGCGCCCGATGACAGCGACGCCCCCGTCCCCGCGTTCGTCTACTAG
- a CDS encoding DUF305 domain-containing protein, with protein MVPVSYEGEGGTAPAREAPRRRRISIPVAALLVVAALVCGYLVGRPGHPLESSADAGFLRDMSAHHAQAVDMSLIIMEETEEPTLDTVAYDITRTQQAQIGRMQGWLALWGLSARGTRPPMAWMAGHGHGSGGEPPERMPGLATEEQMQELREAEGEEAEILFLRLMTEHHLGGVDMAEAAVGLADEPIVVNFAKGMVTAQQSEIDLMADMLEERGADPEGSY; from the coding sequence ATGGTTCCCGTGAGTTACGAAGGCGAAGGCGGCACCGCACCGGCCCGGGAGGCCCCGAGGCGCAGGAGGATCTCCATACCGGTCGCCGCGCTGCTGGTCGTCGCGGCCCTCGTGTGCGGATACCTCGTCGGCCGGCCCGGCCACCCTCTGGAGAGCTCGGCCGACGCCGGGTTCCTGCGCGACATGAGCGCCCACCACGCCCAGGCGGTGGACATGTCGCTGATCATCATGGAGGAGACCGAGGAGCCGACGCTGGATACGGTCGCCTACGACATCACCCGCACCCAGCAGGCCCAGATCGGCCGGATGCAGGGGTGGCTGGCGCTGTGGGGCCTGAGCGCCAGGGGCACCCGACCCCCGATGGCCTGGATGGCCGGGCACGGACACGGCTCCGGCGGCGAGCCCCCCGAGCGGATGCCGGGGCTGGCGACCGAGGAGCAGATGCAGGAGCTGCGCGAGGCCGAGGGCGAGGAGGCCGAGATCCTGTTCCTGAGGCTGATGACCGAGCACCACCTCGGCGGCGTCGACATGGCGGAGGCCGCCGTCGGCCTGGCCGATGAGCCCATCGTGGTGAACTTCGCGAAGGGGATGGTCACCGCCCAGCAGAGCGAGATCGACCTGATGGCGGACATGCTGGAGGAGCGCGGGGCCGACCCCGAAGGCTCCTACTGA
- a CDS encoding thiamine-phosphate kinase, with protein MVSTIGDLGEFGLIARVTARFPQTDDVILGPGDDAAVVRADDRRVVATTDLLVEGRHFRRDWSGARDVGHKAAAQNLSDIAAMGARPTALLLGFAAPGDLPAEWADGFAEGLSAECAAAGAAVVGGDVVRADAVTIAITALGDLGGRAPVRRDGARPGDAVAVIGDLGLSAAGFALLRAGAVEPGPCLDAHLRPAPPYAEGPRAAEFGATAMLDVSDGLVQDLGHIAEASGVAVELDGAALRPDPALERAVERLAGLGVATRGPLDLMLAGGEDHALAATFPAVGGVPEGWTRIGSVTAGSGLALDGEPLSAAGWDHFA; from the coding sequence GTGGTGAGCACCATCGGGGACCTCGGTGAATTCGGGCTGATCGCCCGCGTCACCGCAAGATTCCCCCAAACGGACGACGTAATCCTCGGCCCCGGCGACGACGCGGCCGTCGTGCGCGCCGACGATCGGCGGGTGGTGGCGACCACCGACCTGCTGGTGGAGGGGCGGCACTTCCGGCGCGACTGGTCCGGCGCGCGTGACGTCGGGCACAAGGCCGCTGCGCAGAACCTCTCCGACATCGCGGCCATGGGTGCGCGCCCCACGGCGCTGCTCCTGGGATTCGCCGCCCCGGGGGACCTGCCCGCGGAATGGGCGGACGGGTTCGCCGAAGGGCTCAGCGCCGAATGCGCGGCCGCGGGCGCGGCCGTGGTGGGCGGCGACGTGGTCCGCGCCGACGCGGTGACCATCGCGATCACCGCTCTCGGCGACCTCGGCGGGCGCGCCCCGGTGCGGCGCGACGGGGCGCGCCCCGGTGACGCCGTGGCCGTCATCGGGGACCTCGGCCTCTCCGCGGCCGGGTTCGCGCTGCTGCGGGCCGGGGCCGTGGAACCGGGGCCGTGCCTGGACGCCCACCTGCGGCCGGCCCCGCCCTATGCCGAGGGACCGCGGGCCGCGGAGTTCGGCGCGACCGCCATGCTCGACGTCAGCGACGGGCTGGTGCAGGATCTCGGCCACATCGCCGAGGCCAGCGGCGTCGCCGTCGAACTGGACGGCGCGGCGCTGCGGCCGGATCCGGCCCTGGAGCGCGCGGTGGAACGGCTCGCCGGCCTCGGCGTCGCGACCCGCGGCCCGCTCGACCTCATGCTGGCGGGAGGAGAGGACCACGCGCTGGCGGCCACGTTCCCCGCCGTCGGCGGTGTTCCGGAGGGGTGGACCCGGATCGGCTCGGTGACGGCCGGATCCGGTCTCGCACTCGACGGCGAGCCGCTGAGCGCGGCCGGGTGGGACCATTTCGCCTGA
- a CDS encoding Lrp/AsnC family transcriptional regulator, which yields MVQAYILIQTEVGRAADVVREIAEIDGVTQAEDVTGPYDVIVRAQAEDVDALGRLVVARIQRLDGIARTLTCPIVNI from the coding sequence ATGGTGCAGGCCTACATCTTGATCCAGACGGAGGTCGGCCGGGCGGCCGACGTGGTCAGGGAGATCGCCGAGATCGACGGAGTGACCCAGGCGGAGGACGTGACGGGCCCCTACGATGTGATCGTGCGTGCGCAGGCCGAGGACGTCGACGCCCTCGGACGCCTGGTGGTCGCGCGGATCCAGCGGCTGGACGGCATCGCGCGCACGCTGACGTGCCCGATCGTGAACATCTGA
- a CDS encoding cellulose binding domain-containing protein — protein MRRHGGAESGQRGAHRAEPADAGAFATVGHVLGSTVPKRVRPPRLLRVLLISGLTVGLILFGYSTTQIYLRFSESPAHREPAPESGYSAPLAPTAQDASPSAAPSASASAGEESGAERARTGSDDGDEEAGPEPDGAASGGAVDPRISYSATEWSATDFGGQVVITNNGSTPLDGWELRLDFADADVTSAWDVEWEATDNGIVARPAHWEGAIAPGESKTVNFTAEGTSPEPNACSLNGSPCGL, from the coding sequence ATGAGGCGGCACGGCGGCGCCGAGAGCGGCCAGCGCGGTGCGCACCGCGCGGAACCGGCGGACGCCGGGGCCTTCGCCACCGTCGGCCACGTGCTGGGCAGCACCGTCCCCAAGCGGGTGCGGCCCCCGCGGCTGCTGCGCGTCCTGCTCATCTCGGGGCTGACCGTCGGGCTGATCCTGTTCGGCTACAGCACGACCCAGATCTACCTGCGTTTCTCCGAGTCCCCCGCCCACCGGGAGCCCGCACCCGAGTCCGGCTACAGTGCCCCGCTCGCGCCGACGGCCCAGGACGCATCCCCCTCGGCCGCACCGAGCGCGTCGGCCTCGGCGGGGGAGGAGTCCGGCGCCGAGCGTGCCCGTACCGGCAGCGATGACGGGGACGAGGAGGCGGGGCCCGAGCCTGACGGGGCGGCCTCCGGCGGAGCCGTCGACCCGCGGATCTCCTACAGCGCCACGGAGTGGTCCGCCACCGACTTCGGCGGCCAGGTCGTGATCACCAACAACGGCAGCACGCCCCTCGACGGCTGGGAACTGAGGCTGGACTTCGCCGACGCGGATGTGACCTCGGCCTGGGACGTCGAATGGGAGGCCACCGACAACGGCATCGTGGCGCGTCCGGCCCACTGGGAGGGCGCCATCGCTCCGGGGGAGTCCAAGACGGTCAACTTCACCGCCGAGGGGACGTCACCGGAGCCGAACGCCTGCTCGCTCAACGGCAGCCCCTGCGGGCTGTGA
- a CDS encoding DUF3515 domain-containing protein, which produces MRRAATGGALVGLMLLAGCSSDVEMPAPAPGDQAAESCRALMAGLPDSLYGQERVTVRPDPEFAAAWGSPAIALRCGVQRPEGLRPDSQLTVVNDVAWLPQPTDRPTLYTAVGHQAYVEMTIPPSYSPPADALIEISDLITENVPALPAGEL; this is translated from the coding sequence ATGCGACGTGCGGCGACGGGTGGAGCGCTGGTCGGGCTGATGCTGCTGGCCGGTTGCAGCAGCGACGTCGAGATGCCGGCCCCCGCCCCGGGGGATCAGGCGGCCGAATCGTGCCGCGCCCTGATGGCGGGGCTGCCCGACTCCCTGTACGGCCAGGAGCGGGTCACGGTACGGCCCGATCCGGAGTTCGCGGCGGCGTGGGGCTCGCCCGCGATCGCGCTGCGCTGCGGCGTGCAGCGCCCGGAGGGCCTCAGGCCGGACTCCCAGTTGACGGTCGTCAACGACGTCGCGTGGCTGCCGCAGCCGACCGACCGGCCGACCCTGTACACGGCGGTGGGACACCAGGCCTACGTCGAGATGACCATCCCGCCCTCCTACTCTCCCCCGGCCGACGCCCTGATCGAGATCAGCGATCTGATCACCGAGAACGTCCCCGCCCTGCCGGCCGGCGAGCTGTAG